CAATGGATCCGCACAAAGAAGGTGATACATTCTAAAGTGTAGAGTAATTCTATGCATGGTATAGCATCCTCATATGGATGCTTAATGAATGTAATTAATATAGTTAACCACCTTATGAGATGGATACTAACAAGTAAGCAAATTTCATTAGCCTTGATTAACTTCAGCATAACACGATACAACTAATGTTCCACCACTGCTGGCAATTATTTGACAAAGACATAATTACTAACCACTGAATTGAATTTTTCcccaaataataataaagctTAAAAGGCCTTTTCACTTTATGCattattgtttgaattaaaaTGCCTTAGACAAAAAACTTCAAGTAATATACACCAGTGATTGAAATATATTTAAACTAGCTGCATTTTCTCATTTCtgataaataataattaactaaGGAGCCAATCATGGTTGCCTAGTTGTTAACCAAATATTCCAACAAGTTGAAACATCAGAAAAAAATTTTGGCTACTCTCATGCCTAAACATAATTAAAGATGAGAATAACCTAAAGGTTTCTTGATCATTTGGATTCCCAAAAAGTGAATGTCTCCACTGTGGTCCATCTGCGTCATTAAAGGTTTTCACAACTTCCACCTGCAAAGCCCGACAAATATAAACTAAACATgagacttaccaattaaactgaCATTAAATGAAAGCAATTGGAGCTTGAATTTATTCTTTGTGAAATACAGTAACTGATATCCAGTTTAATCAAATGCTGGCAAGCTACTAAGATGGCAACTAAAACATAACAGTATACTGAGTATTGCCATGGACTTGTTCATACAAATTCAatatctgaaaaaaaaaaaagaaatttctaGGTTCCTTAGCTGCCGAAATTTTATTTCACAAAGGGTTTCAtattttctatttcaattttttggtGTAGGCAAAGGTGGGGTTTCAGCATAATAGAAGGTAGTGATATGTGTATTTAGActttcaaaaaggaaaagaattCAATTACAAGCAGAATATCTTTTCTAAATCCATTCATTACAAGCAGAATATCTTTTCTGTAGCTATTATTACCTGGATTGCCACTCTAGCAGAAAACTTGACAAGTCCTTCTTCTGTAAGTTTCTCAGAGGCACTTCTTCCTCTAACGCCCTTTGTGATCAGCTTGGTAGATTCTCCACCTTTGTATCGTGCTGATAACCCCTCATCAAAATGCATCTGTAACAAAAGAAAGCATGAGTAACAGGAGCATTTACCACCATTCAGTTTCATGTGATTTTGTATGCCCAACTAGCCTTACTAATACCTGAGATATCTCAACGGTTAATACTTTTACTTTTTggagcatctttcttttttcttttttttggataattataCTGTTTGAAAAATCAATCTACAatactaagtaagtttttctgaattgtaatttttgaaacaccttttttcttcttcttcttcttcttttggatAATTACACTTTTAGAAAAAACAATCTATAATACCATGCAACTTTCTCAGGATTGTACTTTTTCGAACATCAATCTACATTAGTGTTGGTTTTTCGTGGATTCTCTTACATATAATAGGCATTTcagtgaaataatgaaaaaagagGAGTTTGTAATGCACAGTTACCTTAGCATGTTCCAAATGTCTGATAGCTTCCTCTTGAGACAAAGAATTCATAAATAACTGGATACAACAGAGTCCGGCTGCAACATGATCCTTCTTGATTACCTAAGCCATCAAATaagttcagaaaaaaaaaaaagtaaatgcaGCTGTTTAGCAACATGTACAGAACTTGTTAACATTCCATATCAGTTACCTGAAATTTGTATAGATAATTAAAGTGCTTATGAGTTTCACAATAAGTGCAAATACGGCCAAGAGCAGCAGCTGTATATTGATTTATCAATGCATTCTGCTGTTTCGCAACTGAAATTCTTTGTGAAATCACTTCCTCCAGAACTGACATAGCACCATACCCAACGCACAAGTCACACAAATCATCAATGGTTCCATAATCAGTTGTCAAGGGGTCTGATCTTTGAGGGGACGATGATGAAGTTACTACTCCCATTGTTGAAGGTTGAGCAGGTGTAGGAACACCATTAGGAGGAAAGAATAACAAGCATGCATCATTGAAGTGACCATGCTTAAACATAAATCCAAGCAAATCCTGACGAGCATACTACAATAACAAAAAAAGGACAATCAAATCAAAGATCTTATCACTGGGATGGAAACTGACTAAAACAATGCATATGTAGGTAGGTATCTGTGACATTTATGGAAAGAGAAACATAAATGACAAGAAAGCTTAATCATAGATGGTAGTTAAAATGCAACAAATTTAACACCAACACATAACCAAGCATGTGAAAAGAATTAATTTCAACTTACTTCTTGCAAATAGCTAACACACTCAGTATAACGAGCACTGTCCAAGTTACTACGTGGTCCATCTTCAGAGTCAGGGCCATATGGAGAATTACTATTTGAAGATTCTAGAGACCGCCTTGATCTCTCTGAACGAGGGAAGGTAGATGGCATGTACAGAACATTGAGATATGAATCGGCAGAAAGAGAATCATCCAAGATTGTTGGTGCACTTTTGGCCAAATGTTCATACCTGCAGCATAAATTGCATCAGGCAATTCCATTACCACAAACAACCAAATGTTTCatctcactttttcttttcactgaTCAAGTTATCAATAGCTGAAATGTAACTATGATAGAGGTATGGAAGTAGAGGCCTCAGAAAAATAGATGCAGGGTCCATCATTCAATAATTGAACCCTGCTTCATGTTAAAGATTTGGACCAGAACAATCAGCTTCTTGCTAATCTATAGTGACTCAAGTTGCACGTCATCTTACATGGAACGAACAGCTGACACGTCCACAGGTGGTCCTCCTTCAATTGTATTAATGATCTCTAGAATGACAGGTGCAGGATCACCCTTGTAAAGTTGAAGAGCTTGCCTGAGCCATAAAATTAGCGAAAGAATAAGAAGAAATTCAGCATTGCAAGAACCCAGCGTAGAATTAACAATCTCCTAGCATACTACATAATGCTTGACATACTTAAACTTCACACGCGCTTGCGCATAATGCTCCATCCGAATCAAAGCATGTCCCCATGCATTCCATACAGGAAAAACATCAATCTGCGAGATCAAAGAATTCATAACTCCAAGACATCCAAATAGAGTAGATTTGAGGAAAATATTAGAATCAATTACTGCAATATCTGCACAAAATAGTTACCTTGCATTTCTTGCAAGTATACACAGCCATGCTATACTGTTCATCAACAATCAACCTGTCACGGAGACGGCCAGATGAGTCCTTGTCAGCAATATCATCAAGAGAAGCAGCTATGCCAGATCCCAGAAGGCTTTGAAGAAGCTCAGCACGTCCCAGCCAAACATCTGCTTGTGACAAAACTTCAGATAACTCATCCGTCTGGCTACCCACACTTGAGCTACCAGCATCAGAGTATGCATCATCAGCATCCTTGCTTCTTTCAGAATTACTGGACAAATCGTTGCCACCAGTGAGTTTCCTCAACAGCGATTTAGCATATATTAGTCCCTGCACATGCAAAATAAGAAAGATTGATAACTACCTTGGATAATTAACTCTTCCATTatgcaagttaaaaaaaaaaaaaaaaaagaagacaatGAAAAAGAACATACATCATTGATTTGGTGGAGGTGGCATTTAAAGAACAATAAACCCACAATCAGTTATATAACTACTTCTAGCTATTGGCAGTTGAAGGGGATTGGAATAGCCAAATACCTGGACAAATGTCTCAGTAGCATGATATGCTCGACCAATTGTTTCCATTGATGCATTCTCAGGCAACTGCTTGGAGCCCAAAACATTTTTCATCTGATTAACACATAAGTCTAGGGCACTCTTCGCAGACACAAACTCATCAGAACATAAGGAAAGCAACGCCTAGAAACAAGCAAAAAGAAGAATCAGCAGATCAAAAGGTCCAatgatcagaaaaaaaaaaaagcgcTATAAATCACACATGATACTAGCATAGTTGATTAAAGAAAGCCTGACATGAGTTCTGCTCTAGACAGATATGCATAGAAATTTGTTACAGAAATACTCAACCCCAGAGATCCAACCCAACTGATCCCACAGTGCGATAGCATAAACATTCCCAGAAAACTGACATTCTACAAGGATCTGTACCATAATTTTTGAGCTAGCAACGAATAGACAATGCCTATACACAGTTCAACCGCATTAATTAGAACTATTTGCCTGTTCAAttaccaaaccttgaagagaatAATGTCAGGGGAAGTTTCGTATCTGTGAGATGCTCGAACAGCTTCATCTTTACCAGCATCACCTGTTAGCATCCATTCCTCAGCAATTGAGACAGAAGGAAACCGCTCTTGCCCATCCGCATACGCTGATACCCGATCCTCTTGAATCCCAGCCATTGCCTCCAAGTAACTCTTTCAGAAGGTGGCAGACCAGAATTCTTTCTTTTCCGATAAACATCTTTGGGGCAGTCTTGTCTCCAGTATTACGTGGAGCCCAGGAAAAGCTCTACGAGCCTCCTTTTGCAAGTTGCTTAAACTACTAGTGAAGGATGACCTTGCAGGTACACCtgattttgttttggttttggcCGTGTTCCAGAAACAGATATCCGAGGCTCCCGAATTGGAGAGCTAATACTAACAGCAACAGCTTTAGCAGCATATGATATGATAACACTGTTGTTTCTCAAAGAAGGAAACTCTTTAAGGATCTGTCAGACATAATATCAAAGATAAGATTCAGGATTCATATAAATGGGAAATATAAGCAAAAAACAAGttcaaaggagaaaaaaaaaaagtgaaagaagaATCAAAAGGTGCCATAATCTTTGCTCTCAAGTTTCAAGATGAGGAACCAGGAACCAGTAGTCAACCTCCCATGAGATCACAAATAGTATCATTTAGAAACTACagaatttaatttgaaattaaaagccATAAAATGCATCTAAAGTGTTCTTTAAGTGTAATACCTGTGAGGCAGATTGCAGTTGTTTCCTCATCAGTAGAACCTCCAATATTAAATGTGGGTGCTCATGCAAGGAAGAACATCGTTGCTGCCAAGGCAGTGGTAAGGCAGCTAGAACACGAAGGCCTAAAGCCCACGAGTTAAGTCGAGAAACCTCAACATCTGACAGACTCCCATCTCTTCGCTTCAAGAAGAAGTGAACCTTTACAAATGGACAGAAATGAATCATTTACAGATTGTTTTCAAACTCAATAAGCTTTACGTACAGGACAGTCAAATCCCAAAAAGGAGGCTGATGAAAACAATTAATTACAAGAAGTTGTTTTGACCGTAGGTTGGGTAATAGTTGCATTGCACCCATAGCGACTGGTAGAGCATCATCAGAGTCACCTAGTGATGATAAAAAACGGGAAGCTTCTGCTGGTCCTCCACCATTCAAAGGATCCGCTGTGAGAAGCTTCACAAGCTGTCGGCCCTGAAGTTCTCTCCGCAGTTCTGCTGATAATCCAGCACTTTCAGCAACTTCTAAAGCAGCAGAAACAGCTCCTTTCTCAGCTAATCTTAGCGCTAAGCCTTCAGGATCTTCCTTACACTCAGCTTCAACCTGAAATTTTCAGGAAAATGAAAGAAGCATAAGATGGTTAGTTAGAGACTAGAGTACTTTCTCACTTAGTTCAGGCACTGAAAAGAATACAACCTCTTGCCAGCTTCCATGGTGATGATCTACACTTAATATATGGCTGTACCGCTGCAAAGCTTGTCTCCTTTGCAGGACCTGCATGATCCAAAGAACGTATCATTTTCCAATAAGTTATTACAAAAAAGCAAAGAAATCATATCAAGAGGAAATAAGAACACAAGTTCAAGCATCCAGGGAAAAACAAAGCATTTACTATCAAATCCAGAACCTCATTCCTAACTGGATCATTTTGAGGCAGGTGGCAGCTGCACATGGTCAGAACATCCAAAGCAGCATCAAGTTCCCATCTGTGCATGTACCTGGGAAAGAAATTGAGATTTGAGAGCCCACGAGTCCAGGCACATTATAAATCTTCCATGAAGTGCAAGTATTGGCAGTTGCTAAAACAGGCTTCAGATAAATAATGCTACAAGACACGGATTACTATACTCAATCCCCTTCATTGTAGGGCCCATAAGATACTTTTTCAACTGCTCTTATTCAGGCAATCTTGTAGAAAGCAAACCGCTGGGTTTTGTTCCATGCTGTACGTCAAGAGGGGAGATATGTCGTAGTAGCCAAACAACCTAGAACAGCCACCTTATTACAACACCAATTGACTAGTGTATTTTGCCTCCTCAAGGCCAACAAACAATACCTTAGCCACTTTAAAAGAGGAATAGtgattttcatattttgaaattcTGACATGAAACAACTTAAAACAGGGGgaaaaagcaaaagaaagtgTGCCCACATATGATGAATTTGATACAAAAGTATGTACCCAATACCATAAAGTGACAAACCTACCATGCAAGGAAGCAAAATGTCCAAGTTTAGAGATCTTAGGTATCATATATTATGAAGATAACAACTATAATGGATTAGAAACAAAACATTCTTTCTAGCCCTTTTTGTACCCTCATACTGCAAAATCATCTCTTAATAGATTACATTAAGCAGCCATCATTGCAGCAGAGAAAAAAAGATTGGAGCTTTTACATACTTGAGGGCAAGTCCAGCTGCCAGTTGCTTGTCCTTCAACCGCAGGCAATACTGCCAACTATTGCTCCAGGTGCCATGCCCCCCATAACCCTGAGGTTGCCCAGAGGCTGAATGGCTTCCTTCTCCTCGTTCAATTAGTAGTTGAAGCAACCGGTCTGAAGCTCCATTACGCAGAAAGCGATCAGAGAGTGCAAGAGCATCCATTAACTTTCCTTCATCAATCAACCTAAGAGAGGGAACAAAATGATAAGTAGTATGACACACTAATCACGAGTGTCAAATACTATTTTTAACTACCAGTAGCTCAAATCTTTGCTCCTCAAATAAGGGTGCTAGTGCAAAAACTGAAACCTCATACGGTGATACTTGTAAATGTTAACAATCATATGGAGCTGGAAAGTAACATATTAACTGTCACAATTTGCAACAAATACATAGACAAAGGGATAGTACCGTTCCACAGCTTTCTCATATGGATCTTCATTCTCTaaaccaaaagaaagaaaaactgtACTATCTTCAGCTGTTTCAGGTTTTAAGGAGTCATGCCATGGGTCTGGAGAAGTGTTATCTTTAACATTTAGGTCCAAGGATGTTGTGACGTTAGAATTATTGACAGTTTCATCAACTTCTGACTCAGTGTCACTGTCAGATTCTCGCAGTCTTTTAATAACAGTTCTTGTTTCAGGTTTAACCTTGCCATCATCATCTCTTCGCATAGCTGTCACGGCAAATTCTGAAACTCTATGAAGATTAGTCTGCATTTGTATCCATCTATTCAAAGTAGGGAACCTGTTTCAGAAAAATGGAAATTAAACAAAATTGTGAAGCAAATGAGATAGATGCGCATTAACATTCTGCAAGGCATGCTGGGCACCTTTCAGATTGATCAAGAGCAAACTCATAAAACAACCGATCAGCATCAGGTGCCTGCAATAAATCATCATCCAAGGAGCTAGATATAGAAGAGTCACTGCCGCTGTGTAACATACTGCTTCCAAAAACACAAGCCAATACAACCCTGACAGGAGATATTTTAACCAAATGTTTCACAATATCCAATTGTAGAGGGTAAAGGGGGATCCCGGGCGTTGCAGAGGAACGACTGTAACAGCTAGGCTTAGCGTCTTTAGCAGAAGGAGAAAGTACTTTATTTTCTGAACAACTACGAGGGCATGTGGGGATGACAGGAATACATGCCCAACCATTACCAGACCGTGGAGGATAAACCGGGGGTACACATGCTGAAATCACTTCATGAACAAAGTCAGCAGACATTATCTCTGCTACTTTTCCAGCTGCATCTGTGCTGCCTCGGTCAAAGACCAAACGAGTTAAAAGCTGAAAAGCAAAATAGTAAACAGTGAATATATAGCAAGTAAAAAAGAAACCATTGAAACGCATAGCAAGAACCTCAGCTTCAGTAAAATGATATAGGAAGGAAGGTAAGAAAATTCCTTACATCTTTAGGCCATTCATATACAAGTGAGAAAAAGTTAAAGTCATGAGTTGTATCTGTTCCATCCACTATGTCACCTATTGCAGCAATATGGAGAATAAATTGTGACAAATAGGTTGTGGGCTTTGCACTTAAAGGACCAAAAAGCCTCTTCCCAGCATCCATCATATCATAACCAACCGACTGCACACTGTTATCTCCAGTCGTGGAAGTTACTGATGTCTGATTGACAGCTTTTAGCCCAAGCCCAAGAACACCATCCTTGTCAAGAATGGATTGTACTTTGCGATCACTTCCTGGTCCTTCCTCTTTAGCAAAATTGACTTCCATTTCTTCATCAGTAATAGCTCTGGCTAGATTGTGAAGCTTACCTAAGGTTTCACAGCACAAGGACACATGAGAAGCAATAGAACATATTTACTGCagcaaaaatcaaaataacaacAGGCACTGCAAATAAAATAGTTTAGGATCCCTTTTCCCTGAAGAACCTAAAAAAGAACAAGTACCACTAAGAAACTGCCGCTTGCCCATATGAGCATCTTCAATCATCTGATGTAGAAGTGCAAGGGCACGTTCTTTTTGTCCCAGTCGATGAGAGTCCTTAGCTGCTGAAATGGAGATCTCCCCTGTCAGAATGGCATGAAGAACTGGAGGACTATCCTGGAAGGTCACACAGAACAATCAGAAATCCTACAATCATCTCCTAAGAAAAGCACACCATATAAACTATACTTGAAATTCTCCAGTGAAATATATAAAGCACCATCCAGACAACTTTTGAAGGAAATACAGAATGCAATTTTTGAAAAGCAAATAATTTGTTTCCTATATCAACTAGAAAAGAGGACACAGGAAAGGAAGCAAAGAGGAAAATGCAGGCAAAATGAGCATCCAAGAAATTCAAACACTTGCCTGTTCCAATAACTCATGCAGACGTTTCAGGACACGTCGTAATACAGAAATAGCTCCAACTTCATGGATCTGATCCCAGTAAGTGGAACCCACCTTTGGTGAACCTCCTGGATATATCTCAGATAACATAACTTGAGCCTGAACATGAATAGAGTCAATAACATAACCACAAAACGCATCAACTAATACACTAGAATCTCTTAAGATTAGAATCTTGTTAGATTAGAAGTAGAAAGGGAAGTTAAAGTCTACAAGATTTCTTCCCCTAAGAGAACATAATAAGATCATGAATAATGACGAAAATAGAATACTATTTTGTTTCACACTGAAATATCACTTATCAAGCCATATTTAATACAAGAACATGTTAAATGATCTTTCTAAATCCCACATTGGTTTAACTTGGTTTGTTTTAGCCTTAACAATGGCCCTTCCACATACTACTATTTGGGATCATGTTGGAAGCTAGGGCTAGAGTTGTAATCATCAGTCAACGCTGTA
The sequence above is drawn from the Gossypium hirsutum isolate 1008001.06 chromosome A05, Gossypium_hirsutum_v2.1, whole genome shotgun sequence genome and encodes:
- the LOC107958901 gene encoding LOW QUALITY PROTEIN: uncharacterized protein (The sequence of the model RefSeq protein was modified relative to this genomic sequence to represent the inferred CDS: inserted 4 bases in 4 codons) — its product is MDKETELLSRLAANHLNLAQFEPLRATLLALRTKNPELALAILQTIVANSGRFENIAWSPSCPSPALLTYLSTLELLQFNNATSIWSFDPDTLRLRAEFLLLVQVLIDKVSASLRRDVDLDKIEKEKESESEGFEEEKPELLDRSDDLKEGNGELGDCVRVLDRFLELGMRRLRPDVVMEGGDADGDEEHKAVLEKVLIEEEEMVCLRNVTMDYADLFDALCENIQRQLKGLDGDDSGMAIMVRREEKVIVDSFDEEHKGVLSLIQMSVQLAHLDAIKEYLKDGDIEGVVSRIRFLHLGYGVEDDVYRTLLRDLLKRVLSEKERFGVSRHSTEEKLLRIYGEALSSNCRHLVQMIQVIHDELLVEEIEMYRSLDNNQIPPPLEHFHKYLVELKTNADLNNKHWPLSMAASSCMRDLFHFARISGLHVLECVMNTVLSAIKRENIEEATDVLVLFPRLRPLIATMGWDLLSGKPILRRNLMQFLWVSKSHVFQLEEYPLYGNRSDEVSCVEHLCEQLCYHLDIASFVACVNSGQPWSSKFSLLLSGHENIVSGSEDAKLDTFVENFVLERLSVQSPLRVLFDAVPSIKFQDAIELISMQPVASTLEGWKRVEDIELMHMRYALESTVLALGAMESSMTGEKETHQVALCHLQDLKNHLAGIKNIPRRILMVNVIISLLHMDDISLNLTNCASPGSLFKQSVECGSEHIDLTIYEVGNKMAISFTGLLLDIVRHSLPSSTAEEEHASTDGLSMSGRQALEWRISMGKRFIEDWEWRLSILQRLLPLSERPWSWKEALTILRAAPSKLLSLCMQRAKYDIGEEAVHRFSLSAEDRATLELAEWVDNAFGNVHVENAVSRAANGSSPVQDLDFSLLCSQLGPLATIFLCIDVAATSARSASMSLLLLDQAQVMLSEIYPGGSPKVGSTYWDQIHEVGAISVLRRVLKRLHELLEQDSPPVLHAILTGEISISAAKDSHRLGQKERALALLHQMIEDAHMGKRQFLSGKLHNLARAITDEEMEVNFAKEEGPGSDRKVQSILDKDGVLGLGLKAVNQTSVTSTTGDNSVQSVGYDMMDAGKRLFGPLSAKPTTYLSQFILHIAAIGDIVDGTDTTHDFNFFSLVYEWPKDLLTRLVFDRGSTDAAGKVAEIMSADFVHEVISACVPPVYPPRSGNGWACIPVIPTCPRSCSENKVLSPSAKDAKPSCYSRSSATPGIPLYPLQLDIVKHLVKISPVRVVLACVFGSSMLHSGSDSSISSSLDDDLLQAPDADRLFYEFALDQSERFPTLNRWIQMQTNLHRVSEFAVTAMRRDDDGKVKPETRTVIKRLRESDSDTESEVDETVNNSNVTTSLDLNVKDNTSPDPWHDSLKPETAEDSTVFLSFGLENEDPYEKAVERLIDEGKLMDALALSDRFLRNGASDRLLQLLIERGEGSHSASGQPQGYGGHGTWSNSWQYCLRLKDKQLAAGLALKYMHRWELDAALDVLTMCSCHLPQNDPVRNEVLQRRQALQRYSHILSVDHHHGSWQEVEAECKEDPEGLALRLAEKGAVSAALEVAESAGLSAELRRELQGRQLVKLLTADPLNGGGPAEASRFLSSLGDSDDALPVAMGAMQLLPNLRSKQLLVHFFLKRRDGSLSDVEVSRLNSWALGLRVLAALPLPWQQRCSSLHEHPHLILEVLLMRKQLQSASQILKEFPSLRNNSVIISYAAKAVAVSISSPIREPRISVSGTRXKTKTKSGVPARSSFTSSLSNLQKEARRXFSWAPRNTGDKTAXKDVYRKRKNSGLPPSERVTWXAMAGIQEDRVSAYADGQERFPSVSIAEEWMLTGDAGKDEAVRASHRYETSPDIILFKALLSLCSDEFVSAKSALDLCVNQMKNVLGSKQLPENASMETIGRAYHATETFVQGLIYAKSLLRKLTGGNDLSSNSERSKDADDAYSDAGSSSVGSQTDELSEVLSQADVWLGRAELLQSLLGSGIAASLDDIADKDSSGRLRDRLIVDEQYSMAVYTCKKCKIDVFPVWNAWGHALIRMEHYAQARVKFKQALQLYKGDPAPVILEIINTIEGGPPVDVSAVRSMYEHLAKSAPTILDDSLSADSYLNVLYMPSTFPRSERSRRSLESSNSNSPYGPDSEDGPRSNLDSARYTECVSYLQEYARQDLLGFMFKHGHFNDACLLFFPPNGVPTPAQPSTMGVVTSSSSPQRSDPLTTDYGTIDDLCDLCVGYGAMSVLEEVISQRISVAKQQNALINQYTAAALGRICTYCETHKHFNYLYKFQVIKKDHVAAGLCCIQLFMNSLSQEEAIRHLEHAKMHFDEGLSARYKGGESTKLITKGVRGRSASEKLTEEGLVKFSARVAIQVEVVKTFNDADGPQWRHSLFGNPNDQETFRRRCEIAETLVERNFDLAFQVIYEFNLPAVDIYAAVAASLAERKKGSQLTEFFRNIKGTIDDDDWDQVLGAAINVYANKHKERPDRLIDMLTSSHRKVLACVVCGRLKSAFQIASRSGSVADVQYVAHQALHANALPVLDMCKQWLSQYM